From Streptomyces sp. NBC_00370, a single genomic window includes:
- a CDS encoding serine/threonine-protein kinase gives MTTQELKAGDPQEIGGYALHGRLGAGGMGEVFLGRSRGGRKVAVKIVRPHIADQPGFRDRFRREVEAAQRVGGFWTAPVIGADPDAETPWVASQYIPAPDLATLVADEGPLPAAELRSLGAGLSEALDSIHQAGLVHRDMKPSNVLVTDDGPRVIDFGISKALEGATVLTGTGTVIGTPGFMSPEQAIGGEVGAVSDVFSLGSVLVFAATGAGPFGEGTAPALLYRVVHDEPDLSQLPASLRSVVAACLTKKPEKRPRPKEVLDLLAPAGGDHAARPPVPAPPPSPTVVDDAAARQNTRTRTTPGPPVSPAPAARAPAAPAQAQAPARRPAQSPRPVRPPASAATPTGRSRARAGTGTGAGAAARTGTGGYAGAGAITPADSAYRATGTKLPTGRLVMLGFVVVCVCLYFMGNVMTVLTLLPMLLIAAVVVAIVARRNRRDNATSVQVDPQGLHFTSGSVVWSRRWEELSWVTVQHPSSFELTVVMGLPEHGSVPNVFREGPGPARTQPAADRAWLSLSFVLPAWTEGTFAELHAELSQHAPDVYLPTRLPSSSADERPWRR, from the coding sequence GTGACGACGCAGGAGCTCAAGGCCGGTGATCCGCAGGAGATCGGCGGGTACGCGCTGCACGGCAGGCTCGGCGCCGGGGGCATGGGGGAAGTCTTCCTGGGCCGCTCGCGCGGCGGCCGCAAGGTGGCGGTCAAGATCGTACGGCCGCACATCGCCGACCAGCCGGGCTTCCGCGACCGCTTCCGCCGCGAGGTCGAGGCCGCGCAGCGGGTGGGTGGCTTCTGGACCGCTCCGGTGATCGGTGCGGATCCCGACGCCGAGACCCCGTGGGTGGCGAGCCAGTACATTCCCGCCCCCGATCTGGCGACGCTCGTGGCCGACGAAGGCCCGCTTCCCGCAGCGGAGTTACGCAGCCTGGGCGCAGGTCTTTCGGAGGCGCTGGACTCCATCCACCAGGCGGGTCTCGTGCACCGCGACATGAAGCCGTCGAACGTCCTGGTCACCGACGACGGTCCGCGGGTGATCGACTTCGGCATCTCGAAGGCCCTGGAGGGCGCGACCGTACTGACCGGCACCGGCACGGTCATCGGCACACCGGGCTTCATGTCCCCCGAGCAGGCCATCGGCGGGGAGGTCGGCGCCGTGAGCGATGTCTTCTCGCTCGGTTCGGTTCTCGTCTTCGCCGCCACCGGAGCCGGCCCCTTCGGTGAGGGCACCGCCCCGGCGCTGCTGTACCGCGTGGTCCACGACGAGCCGGACCTGTCCCAACTGCCCGCGTCCTTGCGGTCCGTCGTCGCCGCCTGCCTCACCAAGAAGCCGGAGAAGCGCCCGCGTCCCAAGGAAGTGCTGGACCTGCTGGCCCCGGCGGGCGGTGACCACGCGGCCCGGCCTCCGGTACCGGCTCCGCCGCCGTCGCCGACGGTGGTGGACGACGCCGCCGCCCGGCAGAACACCCGCACCCGAACGACGCCCGGACCGCCCGTGTCACCGGCACCGGCGGCACGAGCACCGGCAGCACCGGCACAGGCACAGGCACCGGCGCGGCGGCCGGCGCAGTCGCCGCGTCCGGTCCGGCCTCCCGCCTCCGCCGCCACCCCGACCGGCCGGTCCAGAGCCCGCGCCGGGACCGGTACGGGCGCGGGGGCGGCAGCGCGTACCGGCACAGGTGGGTATGCAGGCGCAGGCGCCATCACGCCTGCGGACTCCGCGTACCGGGCCACGGGAACCAAGCTCCCCACCGGCCGTCTCGTCATGCTCGGCTTCGTCGTCGTCTGCGTCTGCCTGTACTTCATGGGCAACGTCATGACGGTCCTGACCCTGCTGCCCATGCTCCTCATCGCCGCCGTCGTCGTGGCGATCGTGGCCAGGAGGAACCGCCGGGACAACGCCACCTCCGTCCAGGTGGATCCGCAGGGGCTGCACTTCACCTCCGGGAGCGTCGTCTGGTCCCGGAGGTGGGAGGAGCTGAGCTGGGTGACCGTCCAGCATCCGTCGTCCTTCGAGCTGACCGTCGTCATGGGGCTGCCCGAACACGGCAGTGTGCCGAACGTCTTCCGCGAAGGGCCGGGCCCCGCCCGCACCCAACCGGCAGCCGACCGGGCCTGGTTGTCGCTGAGCTTCGTCCTGCCCGCCTGGACGGAAGGTACGTTCGCCGAACTGCACGCCGAGTTGTCGCAGCATGCGCCGGACGTCTATCTCCCGACCCGGCTGCCGTCGTCGTCAGCTGATGAACGCCCCTGGCGTCGCTGA
- a CDS encoding sugar porter family MFS transporter has product MARTALGAETPKSDIPGPHGKAVGISIAAAVGGFLFGFDSSVINGAVDALGSHFHLGSFLSGFVVSIALLGCAVGAWYAGRLADSWGRRRVMVLGAVMFVISSIGSAFAFSVPDLMVWRVIGGLGIGIASVIAPAYISEVAPAKGRGALGSLQQLAITIGQLVVLSSNKGIAGAAGGASQELWFGMQAWRWMFLVGVIPAVVYGVLAMMIPESPRYLVLKGQNDKAAEVLARVSGEADPHDRVEQIKNTLQKERNSSFADIRGTRFGLHPLVWVGIIMAAFQQLVGINAIFYYSTTLWKSVGFSESSSFTTSVITAGINVVMTVVAMLFVDRVGRRRLLTIGSIGMFLALLLTAIAFSQQHGTGDNVALPSPYGPLALVGANAFVVFFALSWGPVLWIMLAEMFPNRMRAMALAIGTASNWIFNFIVTFAFEPMTKHVGLSWLYGTFAFFALASFFFVLRKVPETKQQELESMTGDTYHRPDATPRTAV; this is encoded by the coding sequence ATGGCCCGAACCGCCCTCGGAGCAGAAACCCCCAAGTCCGACATACCAGGACCACACGGTAAAGCAGTCGGTATTTCGATAGCCGCCGCCGTCGGCGGTTTCCTCTTCGGTTTCGACTCCTCCGTGATCAACGGAGCCGTGGACGCCCTGGGGTCCCACTTCCATCTCGGCTCGTTCCTCTCCGGCTTCGTGGTCTCCATCGCGCTGCTGGGCTGCGCGGTGGGCGCGTGGTACGCGGGACGGCTCGCGGACAGTTGGGGCCGGCGGCGGGTGATGGTGCTGGGCGCCGTCATGTTCGTCATCAGCTCGATTGGTTCGGCCTTCGCCTTCTCCGTGCCCGACCTGATGGTGTGGCGGGTGATCGGCGGTCTCGGTATCGGGATCGCTTCAGTCATCGCACCGGCTTACATCTCGGAAGTGGCACCGGCCAAGGGCCGTGGCGCGCTCGGATCGCTGCAACAACTGGCCATCACCATCGGACAGTTGGTGGTGCTCAGCTCCAACAAGGGCATCGCGGGTGCGGCGGGCGGCGCTTCGCAGGAGCTGTGGTTCGGCATGCAGGCCTGGCGCTGGATGTTCCTGGTCGGTGTGATTCCGGCCGTCGTGTACGGCGTACTGGCCATGATGATCCCCGAGTCACCGCGCTATCTGGTGCTCAAGGGCCAGAACGACAAGGCCGCCGAGGTGCTGGCACGGGTCTCGGGCGAGGCCGATCCGCACGACCGGGTCGAGCAGATCAAGAACACACTGCAGAAGGAACGCAACAGCAGCTTCGCCGACATCAGGGGGACCAGGTTCGGGCTGCATCCGCTGGTGTGGGTCGGCATCATCATGGCCGCCTTCCAGCAACTCGTCGGCATCAACGCGATCTTCTACTACTCCACCACCCTGTGGAAGTCGGTCGGTTTCAGCGAGTCCAGCTCGTTCACCACGTCCGTGATCACCGCCGGGATCAATGTGGTGATGACGGTGGTCGCGATGCTGTTCGTGGACCGGGTGGGCCGCCGCCGGCTCCTCACCATCGGTTCGATCGGTATGTTCCTCGCGCTCCTGCTGACCGCCATCGCCTTCTCCCAGCAGCACGGCACCGGCGACAACGTCGCACTGCCCAGCCCGTACGGCCCGCTCGCGCTGGTCGGCGCCAACGCCTTCGTGGTGTTCTTCGCGCTCTCCTGGGGTCCGGTGCTGTGGATCATGCTCGCCGAGATGTTCCCGAACCGGATGCGGGCGATGGCGCTGGCGATCGGTACCGCGTCCAACTGGATCTTCAACTTCATCGTCACCTTCGCCTTCGAGCCGATGACCAAGCACGTCGGACTCTCCTGGCTCTACGGCACGTTCGCCTTCTTCGCCCTCGCGTCGTTCTTCTTCGTGCTGCGCAAGGTGCCCGAGACGAAGCAGCAGGAGCTGGAGTCGATGACGGGCGACACGTACCACCGGCCGGACGCCACTCCGCGCACCGCGGTCTGA
- a CDS encoding cell division protein SepF → MSRYDRDRYDVTDEQWEGLAQVVPLRSRNEWPSRVDHRTVPEEYAAEQRRFVVLRVQVFADAREVAEYLIAQIPVLLDLTSAESDVAKRILDFSSGVVFGLGSGMHRVDKNVFLLAPVGTEVEGIAAVAAPRP, encoded by the coding sequence GTGAGCAGGTACGACAGGGACCGGTACGACGTCACCGACGAACAGTGGGAGGGCCTGGCCCAGGTCGTTCCGCTGCGCAGCCGAAACGAATGGCCGTCCCGGGTCGACCACCGGACGGTGCCCGAGGAGTACGCGGCCGAGCAGCGGCGCTTCGTCGTGCTGCGGGTGCAGGTGTTCGCCGACGCGCGCGAAGTGGCTGAATATCTCATCGCCCAGATCCCGGTCCTGCTGGATCTGACCAGCGCCGAGAGCGATGTGGCCAAGCGGATTCTGGACTTCAGCAGCGGCGTCGTTTTCGGCCTCGGCAGCGGTATGCACCGGGTCGACAAGAACGTCTTCCTGCTGGCGCCGGTCGGCACGGAGGTCGAAGGCATCGCGGCGGTCGCCGCACCCAGGCCGTAG
- a CDS encoding nucleotide pyrophosphohydrolase, with product MTQDARDGTESAAKLDVAGLQSRLVAFAAARDWEEFHTPKNLAAALSVEASELLEIFQWLTPEQSARVMAKPESAHRVADEVADVLAYLLQFCDVLGIDVLAALSAKIDRNEHRFPPKASSDHRPGHSSE from the coding sequence GTGACGCAGGACGCTCGGGACGGTACGGAGTCCGCGGCGAAGCTCGATGTGGCCGGGCTCCAGAGCCGGCTGGTCGCGTTCGCCGCCGCTCGGGACTGGGAGGAGTTCCACACTCCCAAGAACCTGGCGGCGGCGTTGAGCGTGGAGGCGTCGGAGCTGCTGGAGATCTTCCAGTGGCTGACGCCCGAGCAGTCGGCGCGGGTGATGGCGAAACCGGAGTCGGCGCACCGGGTGGCCGACGAGGTCGCCGACGTGCTGGCGTATCTGCTGCAGTTCTGCGACGTGCTGGGGATCGACGTCCTGGCCGCGCTCTCGGCGAAGATCGACCGGAACGAACACCGCTTCCCGCCGAAGGCGTCCTCTGATCATCGGCCTGGTCACTCT